GGGAATTTTTATTAGTGAAATCAAAGGAATTCGAGAGCGGGGCGGCGATCTTAAGCTTGCAAACATGATCCCCGATGTTTATGAAGTTTTTGAACTGCTTGAATTCCATTATATTCTCAGGGCTTACGACACTATTGAAGAAGCCTCCAGAGATTTCAATTTGAATTCTGATAAATCATTACAGGATCCAGACACAATTGATCAAGTAGATGATGCTAACTATGACGATTTAGAAAAACAAGCAAAGCAAGAACCTGCTGCCAAAAGTGTTTCTGCTCCCTCCATAAATTCAACTGAGGATAAGATCAAGAAAATCATTATCGACAATCCCGATTTAGGTTTTCTTGAGATTAAAAAAACATTAAATTCCGAGATTTATAATTTCACGAAAATTGGTGTAATAGATACTTGGAAATACTTAAAAAAAATGGGGCTCACGTCCAAAAAGAAAAGAATGGAATTCTTTAAGAGCAAGGCGTTTCAAACCTAGATACCACTTCTTTTATAGTATTTTTCCCGCGAATCTTAAAAAGTGACAAACCTGGATTTATAGTATCTGGAATTTGTCGCTTTCTCCAGAACCTTGCTAATAGGTTTGAATTTAAGGTGAAAATTTTTATTATTCTGTTAATTTCGTTAGGCCGGCTACTTTTTCCTTAATTACCGGCTACTTTTATTTCAGGAGTGATTGTTGTGAATAATTATCAAAAAATTCAAATACCTGATTATGGTGAGAAAATAACTTATAGTAACGGTAGCCTGCATGTACCCTCAAATCCATGTATTCCATTTATCGAAGGAGATGGCATTGGCCCCGATATTAGGGCAGCTTCAAAAAGAGTTTTTGATTCTGCTATAAAAAAAGCCTATGCAGGTGAGCGATCCATAGTCTGGATAGAGATTTATGCCGGGGAAAAGGCACAGCAGCTTTACAATGAATGGCTTCCGAAGGAGACTATTCAGGCGATAAGGGATTTTGTCGTAGCTATTAAGGGCCCGCTTACTACACCGGTGGGTGGTGGTTTCAGAAGTCTTAACGTATCTCTCAGGCAAATTCTAGATCTTTATGCATGTGTGCGACCCGTTAAATATTACCCGGGTGTCCCAAGTCCCGTTAAGCATCCAGAGAACATGGATATGGTAATCTATAGAGAAAACACGGAAGATGTGTATGCCGGAATTGAATGGCGCGAAGGAACGGATGACGCAAAGAAAGTCATTGATTTCTTGAATAATGAGATGAATTGTTCTGTCAGGGAAGATTCGGGAGTTGGAGTAAAACCGGTCAGTATTACGGGCTCCAAGCGGTTAATTCGTAAAGCGATTCGCCATGCCATCGACTTCAGGCGTGATAATGTCACATTAATGCATAAGGGGAATATCATGAAATTTACAGAAGGAGCTTTTCGTGATTGGGGCTATGAGTTGGCAAAAGATGAATTTCTGGATGAGGTAATCAGCGAAGATGAATTATGGACTAAATATAATGGTAAACCACCGGAAGGTAAAATTGTAATAAAAGATCGCATTGCCGACAGTATGTTTCAACAAATCTTAACCAGAACGAAAGAGTATGATATCATAGCAACAACGAATTTGAATGGAGATTATTTATCCGATGCTTGCGCTGCTCAGGTCGGTGGATTGGGTATGGCACCAGGAGCAAATTTAGGTGATTCGATTGGACTCTTCGAGGCTACGCATGGAACTGCACCCAAATATGCCGGTCAAGACAAGGTTAATCCGGGCTCTATAATTTTATCCGGTGTTATGATGTTACAGTATTTGGGTTGGGTCGAAGCTGCTGAACTCATTGAAAAAGCATTATCGTTAAGCATACAGCAAAAACGTGTTACTTATGATCTGGAAAGACAAATTGAGGGAGCCACCTTGTTAAGTTGTTCCGAATATGGAACCGCTATTATAGAAAACATGGATGTTTGATGAATGCAAATCCATCCCTAAGGATGATTGCTTTTTTAGTTGATTTACTGATTTACGTAGCCATTTGGGTGTTTTTGTTTTTCAATTTACACCTGGGCGACTATCTCTCCTGGTTATTGGCGAGTGGTTATTTACTTGTAAAAGATGGATTATTACATGGTCAGTCCCTCGGTAAAGTACTTGTTAGATTACGCGTGGTTAATGTAAAGAAAGAGCCGATATCCTTGATGGATTCCCTAAAAAGGAATGGAATTTTAGTGATACCCAATTTCGTTCGTTTCCTGCCTTTTTGGGGCAGCTTTCTTTTGATTGTCCTTTATTTGCTTGAGTGCTATTTAATGTACACACAACCGGATGGTAAAAGATGGGGTGACCAATTTTCTCAAACAACAGTAGTCCAGGTATAATAAGAAGATTTATGAAAACCGGATGGACTACTGAATAGTTCGATTTTACTAGGGAATCCCCCAATATGTTGTCAACCGTGAAGAATCTTGTTAAATTACGGAATGTTACATGATGTTGAAATAAATCCCCTTCGACGGATTCAGGACGCAGTCTCTTGAATAATATTTAATTCGCATAAAAATATGTGAAAACAATTTGATTTTTCCACAGTCTTGGTTAACTGGGGTTACAATCGGATAACATTAACACAGATGCATTGCAGTAGAAATTTCTACATATTTATTCTTTATGTTTATCGACGAAGCGAAAATTAATATAAAAGCGGGTGATGGCGGGAATGGCTGCATCAGCTTTCGCAGGGAGAAATATGTGCCAAGAGGCGGTCCGGACGGTGGGAATGGCGGTGTTGGTGGAGATATATGTTTCAAAGCAGACTCCAATTTACACACCCTGTTAGATTTCCGCTATCGTAAACATTTCAAAGCTGAAAGAGGAAAAAATGGTGAGGGAGGAAAGAGAACAGGTGCATCCGGTAAAACTCTAATTGTGCGAGTTCCTCCTGGTACTTGCATTTATGACGATGATTCAAGTGAGTTAATTGCAGACCTTGTGGACAACGAACAAATGGAAATTGTCAGCAAGGGGGGAAGGGGAGGCGTTGGAAACACGGTGTTTAAATCATCCACTAATCAAGCCCCAAGAATTGCCGGTGACGGTAAACCCGGTGAAGAACGAAATATTCGATTAGAATTGAAGATGATTGCCGATGTTGGCCTTGTGGGTTTTCCTAATGTAGGAAAATCTACATTTCTTTCACGGGTATCGGCTGCCCATCCTAAAATCGCCGATTATGAATTCACCACGTTAAAACCTAATTTAGGCCTGGTTCGTGTTAATGAATTGGAAAATTTTATGATGGCTGACATTCCAGGTCTATTGGAAGGCGCTCATATTGGTAAAGGGTTGGGATTGCAATTTTTGCGACATATTGAACGTACCCGGTTATTGCTTTTCATGCTCGAGGCGACGAGTGAGAATTTTTCAAAAGATTTCGACATTTTACTAAATGAATTAAAATCGTATAGCAAAGAATTAGTTCGAAAACCTATCCTGGTTGCGATCACCAAAATGGATTTAATTCAGCAAGAAAAGATAGAGATTCCCAAAATTAAAGGACACAATGTCTACCCTTTATCATCTGTAACAGGAACTGGTGTTCAGGAAATCCTTAATGTTATTTTGACAATGGTAAAAGAATTGGATTCATGAAACACCAAAAAGATGACGAGTTACATGCTCTACTTCGGCTAATATCAGTACCCGGATTAGGCTCTTTTCGTATCAGGAAATTAATTTCCAAATTTGGATCTCCGAGTGAAATATTTAGTGCAGGATTGCCAGCTTTAATGTCATTAAATGGCATAGACAAAGTAATCGCCACGAATATTATCAAGAAGAACAACACAAAATTTGCAGACGAGCAACTAACAAAATCTAAAAGATTAGGCATACAAATTTTGCCATATTACAATGACAATTACCCGGAAAGCTTAAAATCTATTCCGGATCTTCCGGTAGTGCTTTACATTAAAGGTGAGATTTCGTCGGAGGATTATTTAGGAATTGCCATCGTAGGTACGAGAATGCCATCGGATTATGGAAAATTAGTTACTGAAAAATTAACGATTGGCCTGGTTAAAAAAGGCTTTACAATTATCAGCGGTCTGGCGCGGGGAATTGATACCATTGCACATATAAATTGCCTGAAACAAGGTGGCAGAACCATTGCTGTATTAGGAAGTGGATTAGACATTATATATCCTCCTGAAAACAAAAAACTGGCTGAATCAATTATTGAGAAAGGCGCCGTGATATCAGAATTACCGTGTGGCAGTAAACCGGATGCCGTCAACTTTCCCAAAAGAAATCGTATCATCAGTGGCCTTTCTCTTGGAGTATTGATCACTGAAGCAGGAGTAAAAAGCGGCGCGTTAATTACGACTAATGCGGCCCTTGAACAAAATCGTGAGGTGTTTTCAGTTCCCGGAAGTATATTAAGTCCCAAAAGTAGTGGCACGAATCAACTATTAAAAGAGGGTGCGAAATTAGTACAAAATGAGGAAGATATTCTGGAAGAGTTAGACAGCAAAATCCGCCATTTTTTACGAGAAAACCCGAAATTCAAAGAGCCGTTGCCGGATCTTTCAGAAAATGAAGAAAAATTGTTAACCCTTTTGTCAGACCAACCGAATCATATCGATTTAATTGTACAAAAATCAGGATTCTCTATACCGGAATCGCTTTCGCTGTTATTAACTTTAGAGCTTAAAGAATTGGTTAAGCAATTACCGGGTAAATTGTTTGTTCGGTGCTAGGAGGATAAACCGCATAGACGTTAAAAGCGCGAAGATGAAGCAAAATGTGTCAGTTAACCCGAAAATGAATGATAACTTATTCCCCAATATTACAATAAGTTCTAGCCTCAGTTAGATCAGAAACGTATTGAAATCGAAAAAAAAAACACTTATATTTAATCCCGCTCTTTTTAAAAAGGATCTAAAAAGGAGAGGTGCGAGAGCGGTTGAATCGGGCGGTCTCGAAAATCGTTGTAGGTGAAAGTCTACCGTGGGTTCGAATCCCACCCTCTCCGCCATTTTAATTTGACATTGTTTATTGAAATAGGCTTTGAAAGCTTCGGAGGGCTAGTCCTAATTGGTAAGGCGGCGGTCTTGAAAATCGCTGGGCGCAAGCCCTTGGGGGTTCGAGTCCCTCGCCCTCCGCAAAGAACCAAAAACTGGAGAGGTGGCCGAGTGGCTTAAGGTGGCGGCCTGCTAAGTCGTTGTAGGCGAAAGTCTACCGTGGGTTCGAATCCCACCCTCTCCGCTTATCCAAATCCCAATATTATCGGCATGTATGAATTAAAACAAATTGATGTGTGGTCTTTGGTAAAAATCGTTTCAATCCTGTCTTTTGCCCTGGGGCTCGTTATAGGTTTTATTTATTTATTGATGATTTTATTTATTTCACAGATCTCATCATCATTGATGGGTGATTTTGATCCTGAGATGATGCAAATTGGTGGATTTGTTGGATTTTTTATGGTGTTTTTTATTGCAATTTTAACCTCCCTTTTTTATACAGTTGTTACGGCTATTTTAGCTGTCCTTTATAACGGCATTTCCGGATTTACCGGAGGCATCCGGATTCGAATGACGGTAGCGGAAGTGGAACAGAGCTCACAACCCAATGTCTGAACTTTCAGATAATAAATCGATTCGAGTAAGATTTGCACCCAGCCCGACCGGTAGTTTGCATATTGGTGGAGCCCGGACAGCTCTTTTTAACTGGTTGTTTGCCAGAAATAACAAGGGTGAATTTTTCCTGCGAATTGAAGATACGGATAAAAAGCGTTCATCCGGGGAAATGGTTGATGAGATTATAGGAGGGTTACGGTGGTTAGGGTTAAATTTTAACGGAAACATCGTTTACCAATCTTCACGACTTGATATATACCGGAAATTTGCTCAGGAATTGTTGGATAATAACAAAGCTTACCAGTGTTATTGCGAAAAACCTGAAGCAGAATCGGTGCAGCCCGGTGATGAATCTTCCGAACCGAGCATATGTGAGTGCTATTTATTCACATCAAAAGAAAGAGAGGAGCACTTAAACCAGGGCATAAAGCCCGCAATCCGCTTTTGGGTTCCGGAAGGATCTGTTTGTTTCGATGATCTAGTTTACGGTTCCTTGGAATTTGAAAATGCTGAGATGGAAAATTTTGTGATCTTACGCGCTGATGGGACACCTACTTATCATCTTGCAGTTGTGGTAGATGATCATGATATGGCCATCTCGCATGTCATTCGCGGAGAAGATCATTTAACCAACACACCGAAGCAGATTTTGTTATATTATGCTCTTGATTGGCATTTGCCGGAATTTGCACATTTGCCTCTCATCCTGGGGCCAGATAAAAAAAGATTAAGCAAAAGACACGGTGCGTCTTCGATTGAGCAATACTCTAAATCAGGCATATTGCCTGAAGCTTTGGTAAATTATATTGCACTTCTGGGTTGGTCTCCTGGAGAGGATAAGGAAATTATGAGCGAAAATGAATTAATAAATTTGTTTTCCTTGGAAAGGATTTCAAAAAAAAGTGCGGTTTTTGATTCGGTGAAGCTTGAATGGGTGAATAGTGAGTATATTAAAAAACATAAAACAGATGAATTGGTTAAGTTAGTAATTCCTTATTTGATTGATGCTGAATTGATAACCGAAGAAGAAATTCCGGCAAAATTAGGTTATCTTAAAACCGTGGTTGATATTTTTAAATCGCGGATGAAGACCATGAAAGACTTATCCAGGTTGGGCAAGTATTTTTTTAAAGATCCGGAAAACTATGACGGCAATGCCTTGAAAAAATACTGGACCCAGGAAACCAAAAACTATCTTGATGAATTCAACAAAGAACTTGCTCAAGTTGTTGACTTTTCAGCCGAAAACATTGAAACCGTTTTACGTGAGTTTTGTACAAAAATCGGAATTCCAGCTGCAAAATTAATACATCCAATTAGAATTGTCATTACCGGTTTTGCCGTTAGCCCGGGTTTATTTGAGATGATAGAGGCGATCGGAAAAGAAACTGTAATGCAAAGGATAGAAAAAGGCATAGAAACCATTTGAATGTTTTGGGGAGTCGTCTAATGGCAGGACGATGGACTCTGGATCCATTGGTCGGGGTTCGAATCCCTGCTCCCCAGCTAAGACTTTAGACGCGCCAGTGGCTCAATTGGATAGAGCATCTGACTTCGGATCAGAGGGTTGAGGGTTCGAGTCCTTCCTGGCGCGCTAATAAAAACAGGACTTAAGCCTGATTTATTCAGGCTTTCGTTTTTGTTGTAAAAAAATGTTACCACTTTTCATGAAAATCCTTTTAATAATTGAATAATCTTCCATACAAATAATTCCGCTTCCGAGATCCCATTCACCCAAAAATTGAGGGTAGGGTAAGATATATTAATTAACCCGGATAATTCATAGCCACCAAGACTCAAAGACACAAAGCTTCAAAAAATAAAGGTTAAGAAAGGTTGATTTTTTATATTGACCGAAAATTGGTTCATAGTAATCTTCTTTATAACTTTCATATTCTTATTGACTTAGAGTCTTGGTGGCAAAAATTCATGAATAGTGCAGGTTAATTAAGGAATTTTATAAAGCTGATATGTTACGCCGGAGTTATTAATAACACGTCATTTGTTGTATTTATAAAAATATTTCTCGTCGTAAACTCCTCGAAATGACAGCATCGAGGGGTCAATATCTCCACCAGGGTGTTGTCGCACCCTTTGGTTTTTTCCGCAGGATGTACTGGGCAATCTCTTTCAGTCGTTCGGCCTGTGTTACCGGTCCGCTCCAGCAATGAGGCTCACGGTCGCCATACATGAAAAATCCCGGGTATTGTGGATTCGTGGTTGTTTTCATCCATTCTTCCATGAGGACCACTGCTTTATCCAGGTAATACGTGTCCATATCACCGGTGTAAATGTGCAGCTTGTCAATCAATTTAGGCCCTACATCAGACCAGTTCTTTTGCAGGAAGTAAAGCAAATCGTAGTTTTCTTTCCAGTATAAAGCAACCTCTTTGTCGATCACACCGCTATACTTGTCGAAAAGTGGTTTGTAATAACCATCCTCACCTACCGGTCCATAAACCGCTGACCAAATGTCCATCTGCCTTCCCGATCTGCCTTTGGTACCGCAAACCAGTTCGAAATGATTTTTTTGTTCTGCTGTCAAACGCACCTGTCCGAAGATATCACGGATATTTGGAGTGGGAGTGCGATACCACTCGTATTGTTTATAAAACGCATTTTCATCCTCATAGATGTCGATGCCTTCATAGCTGGCAAATGTAACAGGGTCCGGGCAGTATGCCCAGGTGCCGCCAAAGAAATCCGTCTGGAAAAATTGTAGCGCCAACGCTTCCCAACCGCCGGTGGAGCCTCCGGTGAGGATTCGGGCATAGGGCTCCCGAATAATTCGGAATCGCTGTTCAACTTCCGGGATCAACTCCTGCATGATAGCATCGCCATAAGGCCCCACGTTGACGGAATTGACCGCATAGGAATCATCATAATAAGGATTGGGATGCTGAAAAGTAACCACGATCATCCTGGGGAAATTGTCTTTGATCCACTCATCGTAAAGATCGCTTCCTTCCCTGAAACGTAGTGGAGCTGACAAAGAAAAATGACCCTGACGGTAGATCACGGGATAGTGAATTTTCTCCTTCTCGTAATCCCGCGGTAGAAGGACAGTGGCCCCGAGATAAATCGGACGTCCCCAAAATTGAGTAAGCATAGAACTTTCAAAGCGAAACCGTTTAACCCACTTTGAGTCAGAAGGAATTTGAACAGGCGGAATGACCATGTCAGCTTGTATTTTTAGGTGATATCCTTTGTCGGGATCTAGGTAAAGTTGCTTAACTTCGCTGTATAAGTTTCCCGGTGAAGCATTCCAGCGCTGCCCTTCCCATTGGTCGTCATGCATCCAAACCACATGGCCATCCGCACGGCGAAATTCAGAATAGATGTTGACAAAAGCCTGGACATAATAATCACCCACGGGTATGTTGCTTAGACTGGCAACTGGTGATCCTAAATCGGTTTCG
This is a stretch of genomic DNA from candidate division KSB1 bacterium. It encodes these proteins:
- the obgE gene encoding GTPase ObgE, producing the protein MFIDEAKINIKAGDGGNGCISFRREKYVPRGGPDGGNGGVGGDICFKADSNLHTLLDFRYRKHFKAERGKNGEGGKRTGASGKTLIVRVPPGTCIYDDDSSELIADLVDNEQMEIVSKGGRGGVGNTVFKSSTNQAPRIAGDGKPGEERNIRLELKMIADVGLVGFPNVGKSTFLSRVSAAHPKIADYEFTTLKPNLGLVRVNELENFMMADIPGLLEGAHIGKGLGLQFLRHIERTRLLLFMLEATSENFSKDFDILLNELKSYSKELVRKPILVAITKMDLIQQEKIEIPKIKGHNVYPLSSVTGTGVQEILNVILTMVKELDS
- the icd gene encoding isocitrate dehydrogenase (NADP(+)), producing MNNYQKIQIPDYGEKITYSNGSLHVPSNPCIPFIEGDGIGPDIRAASKRVFDSAIKKAYAGERSIVWIEIYAGEKAQQLYNEWLPKETIQAIRDFVVAIKGPLTTPVGGGFRSLNVSLRQILDLYACVRPVKYYPGVPSPVKHPENMDMVIYRENTEDVYAGIEWREGTDDAKKVIDFLNNEMNCSVREDSGVGVKPVSITGSKRLIRKAIRHAIDFRRDNVTLMHKGNIMKFTEGAFRDWGYELAKDEFLDEVISEDELWTKYNGKPPEGKIVIKDRIADSMFQQILTRTKEYDIIATTNLNGDYLSDACAAQVGGLGMAPGANLGDSIGLFEATHGTAPKYAGQDKVNPGSIILSGVMMLQYLGWVEAAELIEKALSLSIQQKRVTYDLERQIEGATLLSCSEYGTAIIENMDV
- a CDS encoding STAS domain-containing protein, with the protein product MEGIQVSVSKVGPQDKISQIKVGGYIDTTTSAEVERALDGLVRKGDYNIIIELGNVDYISSAGWGIFISEIKGIRERGGDLKLANMIPDVYEVFELLEFHYILRAYDTIEEASRDFNLNSDKSLQDPDTIDQVDDANYDDLEKQAKQEPAAKSVSAPSINSTEDKIKKIIIDNPDLGFLEIKKTLNSEIYNFTKIGVIDTWKYLKKMGLTSKKKRMEFFKSKAFQT
- a CDS encoding RDD family protein, which translates into the protein MNANPSLRMIAFLVDLLIYVAIWVFLFFNLHLGDYLSWLLASGYLLVKDGLLHGQSLGKVLVRLRVVNVKKEPISLMDSLKRNGILVIPNFVRFLPFWGSFLLIVLYLLECYLMYTQPDGKRWGDQFSQTTVVQV
- the dprA gene encoding DNA-protecting protein DprA codes for the protein MKHQKDDELHALLRLISVPGLGSFRIRKLISKFGSPSEIFSAGLPALMSLNGIDKVIATNIIKKNNTKFADEQLTKSKRLGIQILPYYNDNYPESLKSIPDLPVVLYIKGEISSEDYLGIAIVGTRMPSDYGKLVTEKLTIGLVKKGFTIISGLARGIDTIAHINCLKQGGRTIAVLGSGLDIIYPPENKKLAESIIEKGAVISELPCGSKPDAVNFPKRNRIISGLSLGVLITEAGVKSGALITTNAALEQNREVFSVPGSILSPKSSGTNQLLKEGAKLVQNEEDILEELDSKIRHFLRENPKFKEPLPDLSENEEKLLTLLSDQPNHIDLIVQKSGFSIPESLSLLLTLELKELVKQLPGKLFVRC
- a CDS encoding glutamate--tRNA ligase — encoded protein: MSELSDNKSIRVRFAPSPTGSLHIGGARTALFNWLFARNNKGEFFLRIEDTDKKRSSGEMVDEIIGGLRWLGLNFNGNIVYQSSRLDIYRKFAQELLDNNKAYQCYCEKPEAESVQPGDESSEPSICECYLFTSKEREEHLNQGIKPAIRFWVPEGSVCFDDLVYGSLEFENAEMENFVILRADGTPTYHLAVVVDDHDMAISHVIRGEDHLTNTPKQILLYYALDWHLPEFAHLPLILGPDKKRLSKRHGASSIEQYSKSGILPEALVNYIALLGWSPGEDKEIMSENELINLFSLERISKKSAVFDSVKLEWVNSEYIKKHKTDELVKLVIPYLIDAELITEEEIPAKLGYLKTVVDIFKSRMKTMKDLSRLGKYFFKDPENYDGNALKKYWTQETKNYLDEFNKELAQVVDFSAENIETVLREFCTKIGIPAAKLIHPIRIVITGFAVSPGLFEMIEAIGKETVMQRIEKGIETI
- a CDS encoding DUF3566 domain-containing protein, with translation MGSNPTLSAYPNPNIIGMYELKQIDVWSLVKIVSILSFALGLVIGFIYLLMILFISQISSSLMGDFDPEMMQIGGFVGFFMVFFIAILTSLFYTVVTAILAVLYNGISGFTGGIRIRMTVAEVEQSSQPNV